AAGCACTCACCGGCATTGATACCGACACGTTAGCTGAGGAAAAGGCGCGTGGACTCACGATTAACCTTGGTTATGCCTATTTACCGACCGAGACAGGCAAACCGATCGGCTTTATCGACGTCCCCGGCCATCATCGCTTCATCAATAACATGATTGCTGGGGTGTCTGGCATAGACAGAGCGTTACTCATCGTGGCGGCAGACGATGGCGCCATGCCACAGACACGCGAGCATCTCGCTGTTCTGGGATTACTGGGCGTAAAAGATATTGATATCGTAGTTACAAAAATCGACCGGGCGCCTGAGGATCAAATTGCCGCGGTTGCAAGCCGTGTCAGCGCTTTAGTTAGTGAGACGACCGGCGCAGATCCAAGCGTTTTTCGGGTCTCCAATGCCACTCTCTTAGGCATAGATACGCTTCGAGAAACCTTACTTAATATCGCCCGTAAGCGGGCCGACGAACAGACCGATCGAAGCGCGAAGCACGGTTTTCGTTTATCGATTGACCGTCGCTTTCATGTCAGAGGCGCCGGCATTGTAGCCACAGGTACTGCAAGCGCTGGCCGAGTCAGCGTTGGCGATGTGTTGCACCTACTGCCAAGAGGCATTGATGTCCGAGTGAAGGAGGTGCGTGCTAACGACGTCCAAAACGAGACGGCGACCGCTGGGCAACGCGTGGCGCTGTGTATCTCGGGAAAGGTCGAGCTAAACGATATCGAGCGCGGCGATCTGCTGGTTGATTCAAACTTTTCTGAAACATCGGAGCGTGTCGATGTCTCATTGAAACTGTTGCCCCAGCTCGCTCGCCCACTCAAGCACCTGTCACCTGTAAAAGTGCACATAGGCGCCAAACGAGTCGCCGCGCAGGTGGCTCTTATCGATAACAAGGCGAGTAAACTCATCCCCGGGGAGTCAAGCAAAGCGCAGTTGATCTTCCAACAGCCACTGTGCACAACCCACGGCGAGCGCTTTGTCATTCGGGATGATTCCGAGACCGACACGCTAGGTGGCGGCGTAGTGCTGGACCCCAAGGGGCCTAAGTACGGTAAATCCAAACCCCATCGTATTCAGTGGCTTGAGGCTTTGGAGCAGGCCGACATAGCGTCAGTGGTGACTGCGCTCATTGATCAAGGCCATTGCATCAATTTCTCAAAGCTGACGACGTGCTTCAACCTGAGAGATGCGCCTCCCGCAGTCTTTACACCCGTCGGGTGTATTAACTTCCAAACAGGTGGCAGTTATTGGATAACGAGCACATCACAGCTCGCGCGAACGAGGACAGCTCTCCTCGACGCTGTAGAAAACCGCTCAATAACAGACGTGACGAAGGGGCAAAAGGTTGCGAAAGCAGAACCTGCGACGACGAAGAAAGCGGGAGTGCCGGCAACGCGAGGCATATTAAAGGACCAACTGCTGGATGCGGCCGGACGCGCTACGCATCCAGCCCTCGCAGAGGCAACGCTGACCATTTTATTAAAAAAGGGCGAGCTGCAGAGCGCTGAGGGGAGAATCCGACTCCCTGTCGCCTTCGATGCAACCAACCCTCATGATGCCCTCTGGCAATCACTCGAGCGCGCGCTGCAAGCCGCGGGTTTAAACGTGCCCGTCATTTCAGAGGCGAAATCACAAGCAGGACTTGGGGATCTTGATATAAAACTCGCTATCAAGCACGGCCGAGAGGTGCGTGCTTTAC
The Candidatus Paraluminiphilus aquimaris genome window above contains:
- the selB gene encoding selenocysteine-specific translation elongation factor — its product is MIIATAGHVDHGKTSLVKALTGIDTDTLAEEKARGLTINLGYAYLPTETGKPIGFIDVPGHHRFINNMIAGVSGIDRALLIVAADDGAMPQTREHLAVLGLLGVKDIDIVVTKIDRAPEDQIAAVASRVSALVSETTGADPSVFRVSNATLLGIDTLRETLLNIARKRADEQTDRSAKHGFRLSIDRRFHVRGAGIVATGTASAGRVSVGDVLHLLPRGIDVRVKEVRANDVQNETATAGQRVALCISGKVELNDIERGDLLVDSNFSETSERVDVSLKLLPQLARPLKHLSPVKVHIGAKRVAAQVALIDNKASKLIPGESSKAQLIFQQPLCTTHGERFVIRDDSETDTLGGGVVLDPKGPKYGKSKPHRIQWLEALEQADIASVVTALIDQGHCINFSKLTTCFNLRDAPPAVFTPVGCINFQTGGSYWITSTSQLARTRTALLDAVENRSITDVTKGQKVAKAEPATTKKAGVPATRGILKDQLLDAAGRATHPALAEATLTILLKKGELQSAEGRIRLPVAFDATNPHDALWQSLERALQAAGLNVPVISEAKSQAGLGDLDIKLAIKHGREVRALHRLNADRFVLSGTLLTFIKVAEQIAANQSLSVVAYKNELNIGRKLAIEVLEYFDSLGFTRRDGDQRVIVNKTAIEKRLVT